In Triticum aestivum cultivar Chinese Spring chromosome 5B, IWGSC CS RefSeq v2.1, whole genome shotgun sequence, the following proteins share a genomic window:
- the LOC123115539 gene encoding cation/H(+) antiporter 19-like: MQGGILLGPSALGRSTTFLDAVFPARSMVVLDTLANLGLLFFLFLVGLELDLNAIRRTGKKALTISLSGIAVPFAIGIGTSFAFRATLPGLQDTPKAPFLVFMGVALSITAFPVLARILTELKLLTTDLGRVAMSAAAVDDVTAWILLALAIALSGNGSPIISLWVLLTAVGFVAAVFVLLRPLLAWMARRSPEGEPVKEVYVVATLALVLAAGFVTDVIGIHALFGAFMVGIVVPKDGQFAGVLIEKVEELISGLFLPLYFVSSGLKTNVATIRGAKSWGLLVLVILNACVGKIGGAVGTCLLVKIPFREAITIGFLMNTKGLVELVVLNIGRDRKVLNDEAFAIMVLMALFTTFITTPIVMAVYKPARPSASVPYKRRTVGGGDEDGDLRVLACFHGYRNIPTLLNLVELSRGTRRRLVVYAMHLVELSERSSAISMVHRTRRNALPFFSNASSSETTTEVAFEAFQQLSTVRVRPMTAISVMDTIHRDIIDSAASKRAAVVIVPYHKTLQADGSFHSLGSAYHAVNKRVLREAPCSVAILVDRGLGGHSQVAAQNVAFTVAVLFFGGPDDREALAYATRMAEHPGVAVTMSRFQPSRAFPEDGEDAADEAAVEAFKARVAAAADDGSVRFEEREARTKEEVVEAIATLSKCNVFVVGRIPPTAPLVENTDELGPVGSYLASPEFKTSASVLVIKRYDPATNPKSMRFDPKARPPVATDVDDEEMGGAGATVVPVPWSPSPNELA, from the coding sequence ATGCAGGGCGGGATCCTGCTCGGGCCGTCGGCGCTCGGCCGGAGCACCACGTTCCTGGACGCCGTGTTCCCGGCGCGCAGCATGGTGGTGCTGGACACGCTGGCCAACCTggggctcctcttcttcctcttcctcgtcggcctCGAGCTCGACCTCAACGCCATCCGCCGCACCGGCAAGAAGGCGCTCACCATCTCCCTCTCCGGCATCGCCGTCCCCTTCGCCATCGGCATCGGCACCTCCTTCGCCTTCCGCGCCACCCTCCCCGGCCTCCAGGACACCCCCAAGGCGCCGTTCCTCGTCTTCATGGGCGTCGCGCTCTCCATCACCGCCTTCCCGGTGCTCGCGCGCATCCTCACCGAGCTCAAGCTCCTCACCACCGACCTCGGCCGCGTGGCCATGTCGGCCGCGGCCGTCGACGACGTCACGGCCTGGATCCTGCTCGCGCTCGCCATCGCGCTGTCCGGGAACGGGTCGCCCATCATCTCGCTCTGGGTGCTCCTCACCGCCGTCGGCTTCGTCGCCGCCGTGTTCGTGCTCCTCCGCCCGCTGCTCGCGTGGATGGCGCGGCGGTCCCCCGAGGGTGAGCCAGTCAAGGAGGTGTACGTCGTCGCCACGCTCGCCCTCGTCCTCGCCGCCGGCTTCGTCACCGACGTCATCGGCATCCACGCCCTGTTCGGCGCGTTCATGGTCGGCATCGTCGTCCCCAAGGACGGGCAGTTCGCCGGCGTGCTCATCGAGAAGGTAGAGGAGCTCATCTCCGGCCTCTTCCTCCCGCTTTACTTCGTCTCCAGTGGGCTCAAGACCAACGTGGCCACCATCCGGGGAGCCAAGTCGTGGGGCCTCCTCGTGCTCGTCATCCTCAACGCCTGCGTCGGCAAGATCGGCGGCGCCGTCGGCACGTGCCTCCTCGTCAAGATCCCATTCCGGGAGGCCATCACAATCGGCTTCCTCATGAACACCAAGGGGCTCGTCGAGCTCGTCGTGCTCAACATCGGCAGGGACCGCaaggtgctcaacgacgaggccttCGCCATCATGGTGCTCATGGCTTTGTTTACAACTTTCATCACCACGCCGATCGTCATGGCCGTCTACAAGCCGGCGCGCCCGTCGGCGTCGGTCCCGTACAAGCGGCGCACCGTCGGCGGGGGCGACGAGGACGGCGACCTGCGCGTGCTCGCCTGCTTCCACGGCTACCGCAACATCCCGACGCTGCTCAACCTCGTCGAGCTCTCACGGGGCACGCGCCGCCGCCTCGTCGTGTACGCCATGCACCTCGTCGAGCTCTCCGAGCGTTCGTCGGCCATTTCCATGGTGCACCGCACGCGCCGCAACGCCTTGCCCTTCTTCAGCAACGCGTCGTCGTCGGAGACAACGACGGAGGTGGCGTTCGAGGCGTTCCAGCAGCTGAGCACCGTGAGGGTGCGGCCCATGACGGCCATCTCGGTCATGGACACCATCCACAGGGACATCATCGACAGCGCCGCCTCCAAGCGCGCCGCCGTGGTCATTGTGCCGTACCACAAGACGCTCCAGGCCGACGGCTCCTTCCACTCGCTCGGCTCCGCCTACCACGCCGTCAACAAGCGCGTGCTTCGGGAGGCGCCGTGCTCCGTCGCCATCCTCGTCGACCGCGGCCTCGGCGGTCACTCCCAGGTCGCCGCCCAGAACGTGGCCTTCACGGTCGCCGTCCTCTTCTTCGGCGGGCCGGACGACCGGGAGGCGCTGGCCTACGCGACGCGCATGGCGGAGCACCCCGGCGTCGCAGTCACCATGTCGCGTTTCCAGCCCAGCCGTGCTTTTCCCGAGGACGGCGAGGACGCCGCCGACGAAGCGGCGGTGGAGGCGTTCAAGGCCAGGGTCGCCGCCGCGGCGGACGACGGGTCCGTGCGGTTCGAGGAGCGGGAGGCGCGCaccaaggaggaggtggtggaggccatCGCCACGCTGTCCAAGTGCAACGTGTTCGTGGTGGGGCGGATACCGCCGACGGCGCCGCTGGTGGAGAACACCGACGAGCTGGGCCCAGTGGGGAGCTACCTCGCGTCGCCGGAGTTCAAGACGTCGGCGTCGGTGCTGGTCATCAAGAGGTACGACCCGGCGACCAACCCCAAGAGCATGAGGTTCGACCCCAAGGCGAGGCCGCCGGTCGCGACCGATGTAGATGACGAGGAGATGGGCGGCGCCGGCGCCACGGTGGTGCCCGTGCCATGGTCGCCGTCGCCGAACGAACTGGCGTGA